AATAAACTTAAAGATGTTTTACAGTCCAATACAGGAATTATTTCATTCGTGAATCCGCTGGATTATGAAAATGGTGAAGATTTTGTTTTAAGATATCAGAAAAGTATCGAATACAAATAAATAATGAAAACATTACCATTCATAATAATTTCTTTAGGTCTTTTTTTGACTTCTTACAGCCGGTCTTGTGCCCAATCCCGGCAGAATGACACCCCTTTGCAACAGATTAATGATACTAAAGCAGCAACGCATATTAACCAACTTATAGATGCTAAAACCTGGAATCTATTATTCCCCAACAGGAATAATATCCAGGGAAAAAACAGGAATCACCAGGATTTTTATTCTTATCAGGCATTTATAAAAGCAGCTGCCCACTTCCCTCATTTTCTGAATGAAGGAACACAGGAGGATCAGAAGAGAGAGCTCGCTGCATTTCTGGCCAATATCGCTCAGGAAACAAGTGGCGGCTGGGATGATGCTCCGGGAGGCTATTATAAGTGGGGACTTTATTTTATCGAAGAAAACAATAAGGGAAATGGAAATAATTATTCTGATCCTTCTAAGGTTAACTATCCGCCGGTAGCAGGACAGGCTTATTACGGCCGTGGTCCTAAGCAGCTGAGTTGGAATTACAACTACGGACAATTTAGTGAAGCTTGGTTTGGTGATAAAAATATACTTTTAAAAAATCCCGGACTTCTGGCTGAAAACAATGTTTT
This Chryseobacterium sp. G0162 DNA region includes the following protein-coding sequences:
- a CDS encoding chitinase, with translation MKTLPFIIISLGLFLTSYSRSCAQSRQNDTPLQQINDTKAATHINQLIDAKTWNLLFPNRNNIQGKNRNHQDFYSYQAFIKAAAHFPHFLNEGTQEDQKRELAAFLANIAQETSGGWDDAPGGYYKWGLYFIEENNKGNGNNYSDPSKVNYPPVAGQAYYGRGPKQLSWNYNYGQFSEAWFGDKNILLKNPGLLAENNVLSFASAIWFWMTPQFPKPSCHEVMTGKWLPTEKDKENGRIPGFGTTVNIINGGIECGQSTTQPKTQYRYEYYRYFCQYFGVDPGKNISCSTQKPFGN